TAACTGCGTCTTGATCAGGGTGAAATGTTGCGTGTTGTTTAACTAAGTTTATGATATCCATCTCAGCTGCTCCTTATTAAAATTCATTATATATAAAGTTATTGTGGGTATCGCCTGACCCGTAAATTAAATATAGCGCGATTAATATTACAAAATACAATATAGTTAGTCCTACTGTCTTCACAGCGCTATATTGCATAGAGTTTAGTTTAAATTTTGACATTTTCCACCTCATAATAAAATCGATAATTTAATCCTTACAACTTAAACGATAAGAATTTATAATCGCTGTCAATCATCATATTTTACAAATTCATTATACATTTTTTCTTATGTATTTACAATTATATAAATTTTTTTCATTATTGATACTACTTATAATTACCCAAAAGTTCCAAAATTTATATAGAAAAACGCTTTATATTACAATAAATTTTACTTCTGAATAGTTAATTTATAATATATCTTATATGACTCAACTTAAAATACATTTTTTATTATTTTATTATATAGAATTTTTACGAGTAATCACTCGGTCTAGAGTTGTAACATTCTTGTGGAGTTTGTAAAATTTGGGCATGAAGTAACAATAAATTCTAGGACACACAGTGCTAATTAATAGCCGTTATATAATTAATGCTTTGTAATAACTTAAGCGTTATTTTTTAGTCAACACTGAGTAATAGTTACCTCACCTTCATAGGTGATAGCTTAGCCTGTATACTTTAACTTATACTGTTATTTTTGACATTTCACTATTAACATTTAAATAATTTGATTGCACCCTGCCACAGGAATTGCTTAATCCTAATCCATTTTTATTTATCTGTTAAAACTAAGCACTCCGTATAATTTAAGAAAAAATACTAACTTAACGTGCTATCTTATGTAAAAATTAGCGTAGGGCTCGCTTAAACTACTATATGAAAATTATTGGGTATTCCAATCAAATGTTGATTTGCGAAAAATATAAATTAAAACGTAAACTTAGGTTGTCTTAATGGCATTAAATTTTAGCAAAAAAATAACCCAACTATTTATAGTTGAGCTACCTTTTTGTTATATTTTGTTATATTTATGTGTGTATTTGTATTAGTATGATTATATCTTTTAACCTTTAACCGGAGTTAATGGTGATTGGTCATCCAACACTAATTTAATATTATCTACACATAGTTGAATCATTCGATCTCTTGTAACAACAGAAGCACTACCTATATGTGGTACAATTACGGCATTTTTCATGTTGAGTAAAGGATGGGACATATCAATAGGTTCTTCTCTTAAAACATCTAGCCCACATGCCCATATTTGTCCTTCTTTCAAAGCATTGACGAGTGCTTCTTCATCCACGACTGCCCCCCTACCAATGTTAATAAAAATTGCATGTTCTTTCATTTTGGCAAAGGCTTGCTTATCGAATTTGTCTTTTGTTTCTTCAGTAAGAGGCGCAGTACAAATAATAAAGTCACTGTTTTCCAACAATGTATCAAATGACACATACAATGCACCTAGTTCTTCTTCAGCGTCATTTTGTCTTGAACGGTTATGATACATAATATTTGCTTCAAAGCCTTTTAATCTTCGTGCTACCGCTTTACCGATATCACCCATACCAAAAATACCTACTTTAGCTCTATATAAATCTTTACCTGCTAGTAAATAAGGACTCCAACTTTGCCATTGTCCATCTTGTACATAACGCTCCGCTTCAACAATACGGCGTGCCACGCTTAATGTTAAAGACACACCTAATTCAGCAGTCGTTTCCGTTAATACATCTGGTGTATTTGTAACAACAATATTATGGTCATGCGCTAATTGGACATCGATATTATCGAATCCAACTGCCATATTAGCTATGATTTTTAAATTTGGTGCAGCATTTAATGCTTCTTCATCAATTTGCTCAGACAAAGTTATAAAACAAGCAGTTGCATCTGATAGTGCATTTAAAAATTTCTCTCTAGGCATTGGCGTATGTGCGTCATCCCAAAGTTCCACTTTATCAATTGCTTCTAATTGTTCTATAAATTTAGCTGGTATCTTTCTAGTTACAACAATTTTTCCCATCCCAATCGACCTACCCTTCTAATTCGGCTATAACTTCGTTTAAATCTTTAAATGAGTATGTTGGTGGCGTTTCTTTTTGTTGAATTTCTTCTAATGATGTTACCCCAGTTTGTACATGAATTGTATCGATATTTACATTAATGCCAGATAATATATCCGTATCATATAAATCGCCTACCATAGCTACTTCTTCTTTCGGTAAATTTAACACTGACAATGCTATATTCATAATCACCGGTTCAGGTTTTCCGATAAATACTGGCTCTTGTCCTGTTGATACAGATACTACACTTGTTAATGCACCATTACCAGGCATAAATCCTCGTTCCTTTGGTATAGAAACATCTTTATTTGTAGAAATAAATTTAGCACCATTGCGTACCCCTAACGTCGCTGTGGCTAATTTTTCATACGTTACCGCTTCATCAAGACCTATGACAACGTAGTCAACAAATTCATCATTTTTAAGTTGTAAGCCTTTGCCGTTTAGTGCAGTTTTTAAACCGTTGCCACCTATCATGTACACTGTCGCATCTTGTTGTTCATTTGCAATGTAATCCGCCGTCGCAATTGCTGAAGTAATAATGTCATTTGAAGTAGCTTTGATGCCTAACCTATTTAATCTTTCAGCTACTTCTGCAGGTTCTTTAGATGAATTATTTGTAACAAATAAATAAGGGATGTTCTGTGCACTTAAATAGTCTATAAATTCGACCGCACCATCTATAATGTCATCTCCTTTATACATCGTGCCATCTAAATCTAATAAATATGCGCTATACTGCTTCATTAAACTTATTCTCCTTTTTCTCCAAATGCCGTAACAGGTACATTTTCACTTTTTAAAAATTTCACTACCTCAGCAACAAACTGTTGATAATAAGGTATCGCTTGATCAAATAATGGAATTAAATTACTATCTTCTAGTTGGTCATACAAGAAAACAAATTGCTTTCTTACATCAATTGTTTGATTGATGTAATCTTGAGTTTGAGTAGAAATCACTTTTTCTAATGCTAAAATATCAATCACATCTTTATAATTACCTGGATCTCTTAAAATGAATCCATCAATAATCATGTTGCCAATATCTACAGAGGATTCAATTAGCATTTGGCCAATGCGTTCAAAAGCATATGTATTGGCTTTATTATCTTCATAGTCTTCTGTTAATTGCTGAATATAATTTAATTTTGTATTTAGCTGTTCTTTATTTACAAAGTACATTATCGTCACCTCTCAATAACTTAATCATATCATAACTTTGAAGTTAAATTCATTAGTGGTTATACTGAGAACTAAAGATTTCCACCAAAAATTAATTATTTTACGCTTAGTAAAAAAGGAAGAAGGTCGTTTTATGATAGATATGTATTTATACGATGATGATGAATCAGCACAGGTACAATTTGTTGGTTTTGTTGGTGAAGAGAGCAGATATGATTTAATGCTTGTACAAACGGATCGTCATTTTGGTAAAACTATAGTTTTAAATATGCAAACGAATAAATTTGGAATTATAGGCACTGATGATTTAGAAGAAGTAGGTTATGTGGCATACATACTTGGTGTGAATGAAAAAGAAGGTGATGAATTAAATGCCTTCTTGTCAGAGAAAATTCAATGATTTCAAGTAAAAAAAAGCTCAATCGCTAAGCGATTGAGCTTTTTACTTCTACAACTTTAATCTGATGCGGATAATATTGATTAATCTTCAGTATTTTGAATTGTTGGTTGAATCTTTACATCTTTCAACTTATCTTCTGGAGCTTCTTCAGTATGGCTTTGATCTTGGGCCTGATTTTTTTGTGCTTCAGTTGTCACATTTTTAACAATAAAATAGGGACAACCAAAATTACAATACTCTAGCAAATAATCTTGAATCGTCGAGAAACGTTTGCTTAATTCAGCTTTTTTATTAGTATCATTATAAAAACCTTTTAAACGTAACTGATCATATCCATAATCACCCACTACATAATCGTATTTGTCTAAAATATCAGAATAGCGACCAACAAATTGTTCTTCATCAAAACATTCTCTATATTCTTCTAGTAATTCAAAAAACTGATTATTTACTTTTATCATTTGTTTTCACCTTAATCTTATATTGGATCAATTATACTATATCCCACTTTGTTGATTAATCATAACACCTTAAATCTTACTCTCGATGGATTAATTATTCGTAACAAAAATGTTTAGCTTTTAATTGCTAATAATTTTTGAAATGTCACTGTTGCTTTATAAATTAAGCCCTATAACTATCTTTATAATTACTATAAAGACTTAGTCCACTATATGCAAAACATGCATACAAGTAAACTAAGTCTAAAATTAAAAACTTTATTTAATTATTGTTCAGCGTTTAGTTGAGCTTCACCTTGGCGTTGTTTTTCTTTAGCCGCTTCATTGACTTGTTCATCTGCGTGATATGAACTTCTTACTAATGGCCCAGCTTGACAATGTTTAAAGCCTTTGTCCATAGCAATTTTACGTAATTTACCAAACTCTAAAGGAGTATAGTATTTTTCAACTTTTAAATGTTTACGTGATGGTTGTAGATATTGACCAATAGTTAAAATATCGACATCATTAGCACGCAAATCATCCATTGTTTCGTAAATTTCTTCGTAAGTTTCACCTAAACCAACCATAAAGCTAGACTTAGTTGGGATTTCAGGTTGTAATTCTTTTGAACGTCGTAAGAATTCTAAAGTTCTGTCATAAGTAGCACGTGCACGAACTCTAGGTGTTAATCTACGAACTGTTTCTATATTATGGTTTAAAATGTCTGGTTTTGAAGCCATTAAAGTTTCTAAAGCTTCATAATCACCGCCCATGTCTGAGGGTAAAATTTCAATTGTTGTGTAAGGGTTACGAGCACGTACTTTACGTACTGTTTCGGCATAAACGTTTGAACCAGCATCTCTGAGATCGTCTCTTGCTACTGCTGTAATAACTACGTGTTTCAAGTTCATTAATTCTACTGATTCGGCAACTCTTTCTGGTTCGCCTAAATCTAATTCATTTGGTAGTCCAGTTTTAACGGCACAGAATCTACATGCACGTGTACAAACTGCACCTAAAATCATAAATGTTGCAGTTCGGCGTTCACCCCAACATTCGTGTATATTTGGACACTTTGCTTCTTCACAAACTGTATGTAAGTTCTTTTCACGCATCATTTTCTTGAGGCCAGTGTAATTTTCATTCGTGTTAAGCTTTATTTTTAACCAATCTGGTTTACGTAATATTTCTTCATTTTTAGTAGCCATAACAACGCTTACCCTCCTGTTTAAATATCTCTAACTATTATAACTAACTTTACGACAAATTAAAACGTAATTAAGTCATAAATTAATATTGTAATAATTTCTTCTTAAATATGTCTCTTAAAAAGTCTGGCATCAAGTACTCTATTTGTTGATCTTTTAACATCGGGAAATATCTACCAAATGTATACATATCAACTGTTCCTAATGTATACGTTTGATCGTCTTTGATTTCTTTTCCATCTATAAAGTAACGATTTTCGGATTCTATAAAGCCAATATTGTATAAGATATATCCACCAAAAATATTGCCTCTGAAACCTAAACCTTGTGCTTGTGCATTAATATATTCTTGCTTTTGACTTTTATCCACTACTTCTTTTAATAGCTTACCTGATAGTTTAATTCTAACTGCATTAATTGGATGAGGCAACATTTGATGAATATCATATTCTGTGACGATTTTGTCTTTAATTGCATTAACGATTAAACCAGCGTTAATTATCGTACAATCAGCCCCAGTAAAATATTGCAAACTTTCTGCTAATAAGTATGTCGTTTTACTAATATAGCTTGTTTCTCTAGGCAAAGTAATCGGTTTATCCGTAACGGCTTCATCCATTAACGCTCGACCTTCTTCTACAAAATGAGTTTTGGTTTCTGGTAATGATGCTAATGAATGAATAATAGCCTTTTTAGAAATTACTTTTTTATCTATGATATCTAAAGTTACCTCACCGACATAATTCCCATATTTACCTGCGGCTGCCATAAGTACACCATTATTTATTTCTCCATTTTCGAAATAATGATGCGTATGACTCCCTAAAATGACATCTATTTCCGGAATTTCTTGGCATAATTTTTCATCAAAAAAGACACCTACGTGGCTCATAATGATCAATACATCATATTGACCTTCATTCGCTGAAACCTCGTCTTTAATAGCTTCTAAAGGGTTTGTTACCACCCAGTCTAAAGCTCTATAAAATGGCGTAAATGGGGCCGTTGCTGCTACAAATAAAATACGAACACCATTTATCGATTTAATATGAGATGATGAAATATTATGAGGTAAATTTCCATGCTCATCAAAAACGTTGGCACATGTAACTTCAAAAGCAGCATTATTATACAGTTTATTTAGTGCCTCATGCGAGATAGTCATACCTTCGTTGTTACCTATTGTTACAATGTCACAATGTGCCTCATTTAATAAATCTACGTTTTTAGCCCCCATCGTTGCTTCAGTAACCGGTGCAGATAAATCAACATGGTCTCCAATATCTAAATAAAGAGAGGGATGAGTTAATTGTGGACGTACTTTAGCTAAATAAGCTGCAATTCTTGAATATTCGTGTAGATGACTATGTATATCATTTGTATGATAAATAGTTAATCGCATCTATATCCTCTCCTGATAACTTTCAATGTTATATATATTTATAATATAAATAATTCATTTTTATTAAATATTAAAACAAGCGTAATTGTTGTGGTGCTAATCCATCGTAATCTACACCTAATATTGTTTGATAAGTTTTTGCATTATTAGCTGCATGACCTCCAGAATTGTTGTTAAACACAACATAAACTTCACTTGCTTTTTGGTCTAGCACTTTTACTTTATTCGCTAAATGTGTTAGCTCTTCTTTACTATAATCATATAAATAACGCACGTCACGCCATTTTTCATCTGTCATATCTTGCTTGGTCCATCCATGAGTATTACGACCGTGATATCTCACAAAAGCTACACTATTAGTAATTCTGTTTACTAATGGTATTGAGCCTTGACCTACTTGGGGTTCATCACACACAGAATGAATAATATTTTGTCCTGTTAAGAAAGATAAAGTTTGTTCCTTAAAATGTTCCGAAAACCAAGACTGGTGCCGAAATTCAACACAAACAGGAAATTCTTTTAATTGTTCTCTTATATATCTAATATATGTAATATTTTGAGCAGTACAATCAAACCATGGCGGAAATTGAACTAACACCATCGCCAATTTATGTTCCTTTACTAATGGACCAAGCATGAGCTTAAATTGGTCGATTAATGATTGTCTACTATCTGCAAATGCTTTGTAATCGGCATGTAAAGTTAACGCTTGATGTATTTTAACTATGAATTTAAATTTCTCAGGTGTTTCTTTAATCCATTTTAAAATGTTTCTTTCTGGTTGAATTGCATAATACGATGCATCAAGTTCTACTATTGGGAAATGACTAGCATACGTTTTAAGTTTATCTGATTTTCGTTGCAGATCTTCATATATAGTATCATGGTCTCCCCAACCTGTGAGTCCAATATTTATCATTCATATCACCGATTTCATATTACCATACATATAATAATTCATTCACTTGATTAAGCTTAATAAAACCCTTTTCTTAACATGAAAGAAGCATCAACACATTTTAAACGAGTAGTTTTTTATATAACACTACATTTTGAAGTATTGTTGCTTTAACTTTTTAATTTTGTAACACGTTTGTCGATTGTGCAATGATTTGTTGTATTAATTCATCGACACTGACAGATTGAGCGAGTCTTGGACTTTGACCACTCCATAAGTGCGTCATATTTGCATCACCTTTTTGAACTGCAGCTTTACGTATACCATTGGTAAGCTGATTTTGTATAGGATAACTTGGAATAATATCATCATATTTACCCATTTCATGAATAAATTCATTATCTATGCCACGCGCCGGTTTCCCACTAAATACAGGCGTAACGACGGTATCAGTTTCTTTACTATTTAAAATAGCATTACGTAACACATTATTCGCACCACTCTCGAGAGTAGTTAAAAATGCCGTACCCATTTGTACTGCTTGCGCACCTAAAACCATACTAGCAACTAATCCTCTACCATCCATAATTCCACCGGCAGCAACTACAGGTATAGCTATGTTATCAACAATTTGAGGTACTAGTGACATTACCCCCACCAACGCGTTATCATTACTCGTATTTAAAAAGGAACCCCTATGGCCTCCTGCTTCACTACCTTGAGCAACAACAATATCCATGCCTGCTTCTTCATTTGCTTGAGCCTCGTCTACTGAAGTAGCAGTTCCTATTAAAGTTATATCGTGTGCTTTTAATTTAGATATCGTTTCTTTATTTGGAATGCCAAAAGTAAATGTAACAATAGATACTTTTTTCTCAATTATTATATCGATTGCACGATCAAATTGTTGTTGTTCGGTTATATTAACTACTGGTTCTTCTAAGTTGAAAGCTTTACGATAAGGTTTAAGCCATTCTTTCATATGTTCGACTAAACCATTATCAACTTCATTATTGCTCGGTACGAATAAATTAACTGCAAACGGCTTATTAGTTAGTTGATTTACTTCATCAATCTCATTTTCAAGCTTTTCGCCATCGAAATATCCAGCGCCTATCATACCTAAACCACCAGCATTACAAACTGCTGCGACCAATTCTGGCGTTGTACTTCCAGCCATACCTGCTTGAATGATTGGATAATCTATATTTAATTGCTTTGTAAGAGGAGATGATAATTGCATCTAAAACACTCCTTGATTAATGGTTTGTTATTATTGCTTTATATTCGAAGTTAATTTTTCTTCTTCTTCTTCGTCCATTTCATCTTCAATTTCCATGCCTAACATTTCTTCGATAAGATCCTCATGAGAAACAATACCATCAGTTCCACCATATTCATCTAGCACGATAGCTAAATGTTTACGTGTAACAGTCATTTTTCTTAAAACCCATTCAGCCTTATTGTGCTCATTTACGAATAATGGTACGGAAGTATAGTCGATAATCGATTTATCTTGCTCATGATTCCATGCCAATAAGTATTTAGAATGAAAAACCCCTACTATATTATCAATATCACCTTCATAGACAGG
The genomic region above belongs to Staphylococcus durrellii and contains:
- a CDS encoding teichoic acid D-Ala incorporation-associated protein DltX, encoding MQYSAVKTVGLTILYFVILIALYLIYGSGDTHNNFIYNEF
- a CDS encoding 2-hydroxyacid dehydrogenase: MGKIVVTRKIPAKFIEQLEAIDKVELWDDAHTPMPREKFLNALSDATACFITLSEQIDEEALNAAPNLKIIANMAVGFDNIDVQLAHDHNIVVTNTPDVLTETTAELGVSLTLSVARRIVEAERYVQDGQWQSWSPYLLAGKDLYRAKVGIFGMGDIGKAVARRLKGFEANIMYHNRSRQNDAEEELGALYVSFDTLLENSDFIICTAPLTEETKDKFDKQAFAKMKEHAIFINIGRGAVVDEEALVNALKEGQIWACGLDVLREEPIDMSHPLLNMKNAVIVPHIGSASVVTRDRMIQLCVDNIKLVLDDQSPLTPVKG
- a CDS encoding TIGR01457 family HAD-type hydrolase, encoding MKQYSAYLLDLDGTMYKGDDIIDGAVEFIDYLSAQNIPYLFVTNNSSKEPAEVAERLNRLGIKATSNDIITSAIATADYIANEQQDATVYMIGGNGLKTALNGKGLQLKNDEFVDYVVIGLDEAVTYEKLATATLGVRNGAKFISTNKDVSIPKERGFMPGNGALTSVVSVSTGQEPVFIGKPEPVIMNIALSVLNLPKEEVAMVGDLYDTDILSGINVNIDTIHVQTGVTSLEEIQQKETPPTYSFKDLNEVIAELEG
- a CDS encoding DUF86 domain-containing protein; this encodes MYFVNKEQLNTKLNYIQQLTEDYEDNKANTYAFERIGQMLIESSVDIGNMIIDGFILRDPGNYKDVIDILALEKVISTQTQDYINQTIDVRKQFVFLYDQLEDSNLIPLFDQAIPYYQQFVAEVVKFLKSENVPVTAFGEKGE
- a CDS encoding DUF3055 domain-containing protein; protein product: MIDMYLYDDDESAQVQFVGFVGEESRYDLMLVQTDRHFGKTIVLNMQTNKFGIIGTDDLEEVGYVAYILGVNEKEGDELNAFLSEKIQ
- a CDS encoding YutD family protein → MIKVNNQFFELLEEYRECFDEEQFVGRYSDILDKYDYVVGDYGYDQLRLKGFYNDTNKKAELSKRFSTIQDYLLEYCNFGCPYFIVKNVTTEAQKNQAQDQSHTEEAPEDKLKDVKIQPTIQNTED
- the lipA gene encoding lipoyl synthase, which produces MATKNEEILRKPDWLKIKLNTNENYTGLKKMMREKNLHTVCEEAKCPNIHECWGERRTATFMILGAVCTRACRFCAVKTGLPNELDLGEPERVAESVELMNLKHVVITAVARDDLRDAGSNVYAETVRKVRARNPYTTIEILPSDMGGDYEALETLMASKPDILNHNIETVRRLTPRVRARATYDRTLEFLRRSKELQPEIPTKSSFMVGLGETYEEIYETMDDLRANDVDILTIGQYLQPSRKHLKVEKYYTPLEFGKLRKIAMDKGFKHCQAGPLVRSSYHADEQVNEAAKEKQRQGEAQLNAEQ
- a CDS encoding bifunctional metallophosphatase/5'-nucleotidase — translated: MRLTIYHTNDIHSHLHEYSRIAAYLAKVRPQLTHPSLYLDIGDHVDLSAPVTEATMGAKNVDLLNEAHCDIVTIGNNEGMTISHEALNKLYNNAAFEVTCANVFDEHGNLPHNISSSHIKSINGVRILFVAATAPFTPFYRALDWVVTNPLEAIKDEVSANEGQYDVLIIMSHVGVFFDEKLCQEIPEIDVILGSHTHHYFENGEINNGVLMAAAGKYGNYVGEVTLDIIDKKVISKKAIIHSLASLPETKTHFVEEGRALMDEAVTDKPITLPRETSYISKTTYLLAESLQYFTGADCTIINAGLIVNAIKDKIVTEYDIHQMLPHPINAVRIKLSGKLLKEVVDKSQKQEYINAQAQGLGFRGNIFGGYILYNIGFIESENRYFIDGKEIKDDQTYTLGTVDMYTFGRYFPMLKDQQIEYLMPDFLRDIFKKKLLQY
- a CDS encoding DUF72 domain-containing protein, coding for MINIGLTGWGDHDTIYEDLQRKSDKLKTYASHFPIVELDASYYAIQPERNILKWIKETPEKFKFIVKIHQALTLHADYKAFADSRQSLIDQFKLMLGPLVKEHKLAMVLVQFPPWFDCTAQNITYIRYIREQLKEFPVCVEFRHQSWFSEHFKEQTLSFLTGQNIIHSVCDEPQVGQGSIPLVNRITNSVAFVRYHGRNTHGWTKQDMTDEKWRDVRYLYDYSKEELTHLANKVKVLDQKASEVYVVFNNNSGGHAANNAKTYQTILGVDYDGLAPQQLRLF
- a CDS encoding NAD(P)H-dependent flavin oxidoreductase — its product is MQLSSPLTKQLNIDYPIIQAGMAGSTTPELVAAVCNAGGLGMIGAGYFDGEKLENEIDEVNQLTNKPFAVNLFVPSNNEVDNGLVEHMKEWLKPYRKAFNLEEPVVNITEQQQFDRAIDIIIEKKVSIVTFTFGIPNKETISKLKAHDITLIGTATSVDEAQANEEAGMDIVVAQGSEAGGHRGSFLNTSNDNALVGVMSLVPQIVDNIAIPVVAAGGIMDGRGLVASMVLGAQAVQMGTAFLTTLESGANNVLRNAILNSKETDTVVTPVFSGKPARGIDNEFIHEMGKYDDIIPSYPIQNQLTNGIRKAAVQKGDANMTHLWSGQSPRLAQSVSVDELIQQIIAQSTNVLQN